One genomic window of Thermodesulfobacteriota bacterium includes the following:
- the ispD gene encoding 2-C-methyl-D-erythritol 4-phosphate cytidylyltransferase has product MANIKASAIITAGGAGTRFASKGAPKQFAALLDKPILVYSTQSFQSSDHISEIVLVVPKGWEEHTQKEIVERYNLSKVSNIVAGGAQRQDSVQRGLKSITSNPDIVAVHDGVRPFVTTKLIEEVLSEASRFGGAIAAAPSIDTIKQSGTDDLISTTLPREKIWLAQTPQAFKYDILVKAYEKAAQDEYIGTDESILVERIGKQVALVSASKYNIKITTPNDIKLGEFILKSKIFENKQEL; this is encoded by the coding sequence ATGGCTAATATAAAAGCTTCTGCCATCATTACTGCTGGCGGAGCAGGAACAAGATTCGCATCTAAGGGGGCTCCAAAACAGTTTGCAGCCCTCTTGGATAAGCCGATATTAGTGTATTCAACCCAGAGTTTTCAAAGCTCAGATCATATCTCAGAGATAGTTTTAGTAGTTCCAAAGGGATGGGAAGAGCATACACAAAAGGAGATTGTAGAAAGATACAATCTCTCTAAAGTATCTAACATTGTAGCTGGCGGCGCTCAGAGACAAGACTCTGTTCAAAGAGGTCTTAAGTCAATCACATCAAATCCAGATATAGTAGCGGTGCACGACGGGGTTAGACCCTTTGTAACTACAAAGCTTATTGAGGAAGTATTATCTGAAGCAAGCCGTTTTGGAGGCGCCATAGCTGCGGCACCATCGATAGATACTATAAAACAATCCGGCACTGATGATCTTATTTCAACAACTTTACCAAGAGAGAAAATATGGCTTGCTCAAACTCCACAAGCTTTTAAATATGATATTTTAGTTAAAGCATATGAAAAAGCGGCACAAGATGAATATATAGGAACTGACGAGTCTATATTGGTGGAAAGAATCGGAAAACAAGTAGCACTTGTAAGCGCATCTAAATATAATATAAAAATAACAACTCCTAATGATATAAAACTAGGGGAATTTATATTAAAATCAAAGATTTTCGAGAACAAGCAAGAACTATGA